A single genomic interval of Deltaproteobacteria bacterium harbors:
- a CDS encoding SMP-30/gluconolactonase/LRE family protein, which yields MLETLAYGYGLLEGPRVDSNDNLYFSDVPNGGVYRRSPSGEISVAIPKRRGVGGIALHADGGLVVGGKSICHVKDGQTRILLQRDDIPGFNDLFTDSAGRVYVGTLRSDPFKEGARTPGELWRIEGEGKATEMYGGVGLTNGIGFSPGEKIIYHADSAGPHLIVHDVAADGRMINRRSIAQMTGGTIPDGICVDEAGCIWVAVYGGRCAVRYTPDGKIDSKIDVPAKAVTSVCFGGKDRRDLYIVTADNTEVPERKGTVFRIRVETPGVVVPPARV from the coding sequence ATGTTGGAGACACTTGCATACGGCTATGGTCTTCTCGAAGGCCCACGCGTTGATAGCAACGATAATCTCTATTTCAGTGATGTACCAAACGGTGGTGTCTATCGTCGTTCACCGAGTGGCGAGATCAGTGTCGCGATTCCGAAGCGCCGCGGGGTTGGTGGAATTGCGCTACATGCTGATGGTGGCTTGGTCGTCGGTGGCAAGAGCATCTGCCATGTCAAAGATGGACAGACGCGTATCCTGCTCCAACGCGACGATATTCCGGGGTTCAATGATCTGTTCACTGACAGTGCTGGTCGAGTCTATGTCGGGACCCTACGGTCCGATCCATTCAAAGAAGGTGCCCGCACTCCGGGTGAGTTGTGGCGCATTGAGGGCGAAGGGAAAGCCACGGAGATGTATGGTGGTGTCGGTCTGACCAATGGCATCGGCTTCTCTCCTGGAGAGAAAATCATCTATCATGCGGACAGTGCAGGTCCACATCTTATCGTGCATGATGTGGCTGCGGACGGACGAATGATCAACCGCCGATCGATTGCCCAGATGACGGGCGGGACGATTCCCGACGGCATTTGTGTTGACGAGGCTGGCTGTATTTGGGTTGCGGTGTATGGTGGACGTTGTGCCGTGCGTTACACACCAGACGGTAAGATCGATAGCAAGATCGACGTACCAGCCAAGGCGGTGACGAGTGTCTGCTTCGGAGGAAAGGATCGTCGGGACCTCTATATTGTGACGGCAGACAATACCGAGGTTCCCGAGCGTAAGGGCACGGTCTTCCGCATACGCGTTGAGACTCCAGGAGTTGTGGTGCCGCCTGCACGGGTGTAA
- a CDS encoding amidohydrolase → MNAAERNLQYRIPYNNIIDADGHVLEPPDIWEKYIDPAYRDRAICVRTDNDGKEYLEIEGHPSRFFNLKTFTLLGSMGETAEQMAEKMKAGAYVESAPFGSMYPKERVALLDREGLRATILYPSIGLTWECETEDPGLSLAYAKAYNRWIVDFCSDYPDRLIPVAHISLADGNGAATELERAVKAGCKGAFVAPFTLTMKAHAHPDHDPFWAKAQELGVPVGIHPMAEHPSRRVYQRFKDMKWADWYHNVLGAQGPQQALFALFQYGLFDKFPTLKVVLLESGAGWIGAALDRMDTTFETALGKSVQLKEKPSFYFKRQCWISGDPDEKALAHIVDHVGNDKFFWATDFPHFDHPGNYIEALNNLVSPLSEAARCNLLGDSVAKVYGLN, encoded by the coding sequence ATGAATGCCGCGGAACGTAATCTGCAATACCGTATTCCCTACAATAATATTATTGATGCTGATGGGCACGTCTTAGAGCCACCCGACATTTGGGAAAAATACATCGACCCAGCCTATCGCGATCGCGCGATTTGTGTTCGTACCGATAACGACGGTAAAGAGTATCTCGAAATAGAGGGACACCCGTCGAGGTTTTTCAACCTCAAGACCTTCACGTTACTGGGCAGTATGGGAGAAACTGCTGAACAAATGGCGGAGAAGATGAAGGCTGGAGCGTACGTCGAGTCGGCTCCCTTTGGTTCGATGTACCCGAAGGAGCGGGTGGCACTGCTCGATCGCGAAGGTTTGCGGGCAACGATTCTCTATCCGAGTATTGGGTTGACGTGGGAGTGCGAGACCGAAGACCCAGGCCTCTCGCTTGCCTATGCGAAGGCCTACAATCGTTGGATCGTCGATTTCTGCTCTGACTATCCAGACCGATTGATTCCTGTCGCGCACATCTCACTTGCTGATGGGAATGGTGCAGCGACAGAGCTGGAGCGCGCGGTGAAAGCAGGATGTAAAGGTGCTTTTGTCGCACCGTTTACGCTGACGATGAAAGCGCATGCCCATCCAGATCACGATCCGTTCTGGGCCAAAGCGCAGGAGTTAGGGGTACCGGTCGGGATACATCCGATGGCTGAGCATCCGAGTAGACGTGTCTACCAACGCTTCAAAGATATGAAGTGGGCCGACTGGTATCACAATGTGTTGGGAGCGCAAGGGCCACAACAGGCCTTGTTTGCGCTGTTTCAGTATGGGTTGTTTGATAAATTCCCAACTCTGAAAGTTGTTTTACTTGAGTCTGGAGCGGGTTGGATCGGTGCTGCGCTTGATCGTATGGACACGACTTTTGAAACTGCCCTTGGCAAGAGTGTCCAGCTCAAGGAAAAGCCCAGTTTCTATTTCAAACGACAATGTTGGATCTCTGGTGATCCTGATGAAAAGGCGCTTGCCCATATCGTTGACCATGTTGGCAACGACAAGTTTTTCTGGGCGACCGATTTTCCGCACTTCGATCATCCAGGGAACTATATCGAGGCACTGAACAACCTCGTATCGCCCTTGTCAGAAGCCGCACGCTGCAATTTGCTCGGCGATAGTGTGGCGAAGGTGTATGGACTCAATTAA
- a CDS encoding amidohydrolase: MERMLPKTTRTSYEGVIDADGHINEPHDLWEKYIDPQFRDRAIHIGIDTDGRERMQVGGRPSKYLNADLLARGRGMGFTFEARDELTRIPYKDSLPFGASDPKERVQLLDFEGLRKAFIYPTISLEWESEVTDLELATAYTRAYNRWVVDFCAGSNGRLIPIAHICLTDGRMEVEELERAVKAGCKGIFIAPHTLTDKPHAHKDNDRFWSAVQDLDVPVAIHPVAEPPKHRVYQRFREMYRWGEWWVDILGGQGPQQAFLALFQYGLFDRFPKIKVVMLESGAGWIGHMLDRMDAAYDTPLGRSVPLKEKPSFYFQRQCWISADPDERAVSYLIEYLGADKFFWATDYPHDDHTLGYIHALDTLVSPLSERARRGILGENVARVYNVPMN; this comes from the coding sequence GTGGAGCGGATGCTGCCAAAGACGACCCGCACCTCGTATGAGGGCGTGATCGACGCTGATGGCCATATCAACGAACCCCACGATCTGTGGGAGAAATATATCGACCCGCAATTCCGTGATCGAGCGATTCATATTGGCATCGATACTGATGGACGTGAACGGATGCAGGTCGGTGGGAGACCCTCGAAGTATCTCAATGCCGATCTTCTCGCACGTGGCCGTGGTATGGGCTTTACCTTTGAGGCTCGCGACGAACTCACACGTATTCCCTATAAGGACAGCCTGCCGTTTGGTGCCAGCGATCCGAAAGAGCGGGTCCAACTCCTTGACTTTGAAGGGCTGAGAAAAGCCTTTATCTATCCCACCATCTCGCTGGAATGGGAAAGTGAAGTGACTGACCTTGAGTTGGCCACAGCTTATACGCGCGCCTACAATCGCTGGGTCGTCGACTTTTGTGCAGGCTCCAATGGACGCCTCATTCCCATCGCGCATATCTGTTTGACTGATGGCCGGATGGAAGTCGAAGAACTCGAACGGGCAGTGAAAGCGGGCTGCAAAGGCATTTTTATCGCGCCGCATACACTGACTGATAAGCCGCATGCCCATAAAGACAATGACCGCTTCTGGTCCGCTGTGCAGGATCTTGATGTGCCAGTGGCGATTCATCCAGTGGCAGAGCCACCGAAGCATCGCGTCTATCAACGCTTCCGCGAAATGTACAGATGGGGTGAGTGGTGGGTGGACATTCTTGGCGGGCAAGGGCCACAACAAGCGTTTCTCGCCCTCTTTCAATATGGACTATTTGACCGGTTCCCAAAGATCAAAGTCGTCATGCTTGAATCCGGTGCTGGCTGGATCGGCCACATGCTCGACCGCATGGATGCTGCGTACGATACGCCGCTGGGTCGCTCGGTCCCACTCAAAGAAAAACCCAGCTTCTACTTTCAGCGACAATGCTGGATTTCTGCGGACCCCGATGAACGCGCCGTTTCATACTTGATTGAGTATCTTGGTGCAGACAAGTTTTTCTGGGCGACTGACTATCCGCATGATGACCACACTCTTGGTTATATTCACGCCCTGGATACGCTGGTTTCACCTCTGTCCGAACGTGCACGACGTGGAATTCTTGGTGAGAACGTCGCGCGGGTGTACAACGTGCCTATGAACTAA
- a CDS encoding nuclear transport factor 2 family protein, whose protein sequence is MRCPMSAEDNKKVVLSFFENFSSGKAEAALGLMTDNATWTVMGKPETFALAGTKTKVQFTELLKGIGAAMPKGLRLTAKAMTAEGNRVAVEAESYGQHANGKIYNNQYHFLIELQNGKIQAVREYLDTIHAKEVLVG, encoded by the coding sequence ATGAGGTGCCCCATGAGTGCAGAAGACAATAAGAAAGTCGTGTTGAGTTTCTTCGAGAACTTCTCAAGTGGCAAAGCCGAGGCAGCCCTCGGGCTAATGACCGATAACGCCACCTGGACAGTGATGGGCAAACCAGAAACGTTTGCCTTAGCGGGAACCAAGACCAAAGTGCAATTCACCGAACTGCTCAAGGGAATCGGCGCCGCTATGCCGAAAGGGCTACGACTGACCGCCAAAGCCATGACCGCTGAAGGCAACCGTGTCGCGGTTGAAGCCGAATCATATGGCCAACATGCAAACGGCAAGATCTATAACAACCAGTATCACTTCCTGATTGAACTGCAGAACGGTAAGATTCAGGCCGTGCGAGAGTATCTCGACACCATTCACGCGAAAGAAGTGCTGGTAGGGTAA
- a CDS encoding alpha/beta hydrolase, whose protein sequence is MATHTEGTLACNGITIRYAELGTGQPVVVFPAAGGTLFDDVTTALADQYRVISLDISPFREREGVDDVTHLAPALARLGISSFCVVGVSNGAASAVIQAVYAPDVVSRVILVAPTRAILQHPQLAAKLGEVKAPTLVLVGTRDRSGAREVGQLCRAQIPVCHLLFVYDAGETIAAERRDACLSPMTEFLEKGEGFIVSQESQLIRP, encoded by the coding sequence ATGGCGACGCACACTGAAGGAACATTGGCCTGCAACGGAATCACCATCCGTTACGCAGAATTGGGGACGGGACAACCCGTCGTTGTCTTTCCAGCCGCTGGCGGCACGCTCTTTGATGATGTCACGACGGCACTGGCTGATCAGTATCGAGTGATATCACTCGATATTTCGCCCTTTCGTGAAAGAGAAGGTGTGGACGATGTGACGCATCTTGCGCCGGCGTTAGCACGGCTTGGGATCTCGTCGTTCTGCGTTGTCGGTGTATCGAATGGGGCTGCTTCGGCGGTGATCCAGGCTGTGTACGCTCCCGATGTCGTCTCGCGAGTTATACTTGTCGCTCCGACCCGAGCTATTCTTCAGCATCCGCAACTTGCTGCGAAACTTGGGGAGGTGAAAGCGCCGACGTTAGTGTTGGTTGGGACACGAGACCGTTCAGGGGCGCGCGAAGTCGGTCAGCTCTGTCGAGCGCAGATTCCGGTATGTCACTTGCTGTTCGTGTATGACGCTGGAGAGACGATTGCCGCCGAGCGACGAGATGCGTGCCTGTCGCCAATGACCGAGTTTCTGGAAAAGGGCGAAGGGTTTATCGTCTCGCAGGAAAGCCAGCTGATTCGACCGTGA